The following coding sequences are from one Triticum dicoccoides isolate Atlit2015 ecotype Zavitan chromosome 4A, WEW_v2.0, whole genome shotgun sequence window:
- the LOC119285311 gene encoding E3 ubiquitin-protein ligase CSU1-like, with protein MPQRHSKNNNDLAFFTYEEKRKLGYGTQRERLGKDSIKPFDACCLCLKPLIDPLACPKGHTFCKECILECLLAQKKDIKRKLIAHDSQKKQEKEEEEEKLVLQKSKELDAFDQQNHGAVPQYYDRSGSQDKNGFHGANSVKTTSFEEEALRTMKAFWLPSATPEATVKVDAPSTDTICPEGQEKLKLKSLFPISFTEENARQKSSKSVEKSYICPSCKSNLTNTMSLVAISTCGHVFCKKCSDKFIATDKVCLMCSKPCKERNLINLEKGGTGFAAHDDHLEAKNFKHLGSGSGLGLVKPAPKA; from the exons ATGCCGCAGCGGCACTCGAAGAACAACAACGACCTCGCCTTCTTCACCTACGAGGAGAAGCGGAAGCTCGGGTACGGCACCCAGCGGGAGCGGCTCGGCAAGGACTCCATCAAGCCCTTCGACGCCTGCTGCCTCTGCCTCAAGCCGCTCATCGACCCGCTCGCCTGCCCCAAGGGCCACACCTTCTGCAAGGAGTGCATCCTCGAGTGCCTCCTCGCGCAGAAGAAGGACATCAAGCG CAAGCTTATAGCTCATGATTCCCAGAAAAAGCAAgagaaggaagaggaggaggagaagctggTGCTGCAAAAATCCAAGGAGTTGGATGCTTTTGATCAGCAGAATCATGGAGCAGTCCCCCAGTACTATGATCGCAGCGGTTCCCAAGACAAGAATGGTTTTCATGGAGCCAACAGTGTGAAGACTACCTCCTTTGAAGAGGAAGCCCTACGCACCATGAAGGCGTTTTGGCTTCCGTCAGCTACACCCGAAGCCACTGTCAAGGTAGATGCTCCTTCTACTGACACAATCTGTCCCGAGGGGCAGGAGAAGCTCAAGCTGAAATCACTCTTCCCTATTTCTTTCACCGAGGAGAACGCTCGTCAGAAGAGCAGTAAGTCAGTGGAGAAAAGCTACATCTGCCCCAGCTGCAAGTCCAATCTCACAAACACAATGTCCCTGGTGGCGATCAGCACCTGTGGCCATGTCTTCTGCAAGAAGTGCTCGGACAAGTTCATAGCAACAGATAAGGTCTGCTTAATGTGCAGCAAACCGTGCAAAGAGAGGAATTTGATTAATTTAGAAAAAGGAGGAACGGGTTTCGCCGCACACGATGACCACCTAGAGGCAAAGAACTTCAAGCATTTAGGGAGTGGTTCTGGGCTAGGATTGGTGAAGCCTGCTCCTAAGGCATAG
- the LOC119285313 gene encoding photosynthetic NDH subunit of lumenal location 1, chloroplastic-like, which produces MASLQSLISKQLIAPNCTATARLNGAPPSVVNASSSEASSDEKKVTKRRLALLGAGALSTVLLNSSSADAEEVPKNYRSYVDANDGYSYLYPADWRDFDFLGHDSAFKDRNVQLQSVRVAFIPTQKTDIRDLGPMDEAIFNLVTEVYAAPNQIPTIYEMQERTVDGRNYWTFEYDLEAPGYGVSAFATVAIGNGRYYTLIVTANERRWSRLRNRLKVVADSFKIYDLNA; this is translated from the exons ATGGCAAGCCTGCAGAGCTTGATATCCAAACAG TTGATTGCGCCGAACTGCACGGCCACTGCCAGGCTGAACGGGGCTCCCCCTTCGGTGGTGAACGCGAGCTCGAGCGAAGCATCCTCGGATGAGAAGA AGGTCACAAAAAGGAGATTGGCACTGCTTGGTGCTGGGGCATTATCCACTGTCCTGTTAAACAGCAGCTCTGCAGATGCTGAAG AAGTACCAAAGAATTACCGCTCTTACGTCGATGCAAACGACGGATATTCGTACCTCTACCCAGCTGATTGGAGG GATTTCGACTTCTTGGGCCATGATTCAGCGTTCAAGGACCGTAATGTGCAGCTGCAGTCTGTCCGTGTGGCCTTCATTCCTACTCAGAAAACAGACATTCGTGACCTAGGCCCAATGGATGAG GCGATCTTCAATTTGGTAACCGAAGTGTACGCTGCTCCGAACCAGATACCAACGATCTATGAAATGCAAGAG CGTACGGTGGATGGCAGGAACTACTGGACGTTTGAGTACGATCTGGAGGCGCCGGGCTACGGCGTGTCGGCGTTTGCGACGGTCGCCATCGGGAACG GGAGGTACTACACGCTGATCGTGACGGCTAACGAGCGCCGGTGGAGCAGGCTGCGCAACAGGCTCAAAGTCGTCGCCGACTCCTTCAAGATCTACGACTTGAACGCCTGA
- the LOC119285312 gene encoding ABC transporter B family member 6-like has protein sequence MVPSGLFGWASPHVQPLTPVSEVSEPPESPSPYGDGPSGDAGVGVREGEGADDEDVEEDEVEPPPAAVSFWRLFEFADGLDWALMAAGALAAAAHGAALVVYLHYFGRSLNLLDSERIQSALHGRSDELLNQFKQHALYIIYIAAGVFVAGWIEVSCWILTGERQTAVIRSKYVQVLLNQDMSFFDTYGNNGDIVSQVLSDVLLIQSAISEKVGNYIHNMATFVGGLIVGLLNCWQIALLTLATGPLIVAAGGISNIFLHRLAENIQDAYAEAASIAEQATSYIRTLYAFTNETLAKYSYATSLQATLRYGILISLVQGIGLGFTYGLAICSCALQLWVGRHLISRGKADGGQVVVALFAVILSGLGLNQAATNFYSFEQGRIAAYRLYEMISRSTSSTNLEGTTIPQVQGNIEFRNVYFSYLSRPEIPILSGFFLSVPARKTVALVGRNGSGKSSIIPLMERFYDPTLGEVLLDGENIKNLKVEWLRSQIGLVTQEPALLSLSIRENIAYGRFATFDQIEEAAKTAHAHGFISSLEKGYETQVGRAGLALTDEQKIKISIARAVLSSPSILLLDEVTGGLDFEAEKAVQGALDVLMLGRSTIIIARRLSLIKHADYIAVMEEGHLVEMGTHDELLNLDGLYAELLRCEEATKLPKRMPTKNSRERKSLQFEDPPISQNFQESSSPKMAKSPSLQRTHGMLQFWRSDTTRNSHDSPKDRSPPPEQTTDNGIPLVATERAPSIKRHDSFEMELPNLPKVDIHPIQRQSSKNAGPDSPISPLLTSDPKNERSHSQTFSRPQSERDDTSSEQSEPDELQHHKPPSFWRLAALSIAEWPYALLGTIGAAIFGSFNPLLAYTIALTVSAYYQIEVSDMHHEVNRWCLFIVGMGVITVLVNWLQHFYFGIMGEKMTERIRRMMFSAMLRNEAGWFDKEENSADTLSMRLANDATFVRAAFSNRLSIFIQDTAAVSVALLIGMLLGWRVALVALATLPVLVISAIAQKLWLAGFSKGIQEMHRKASLVLEDAVRNIYTVVAFCAGDKIMELYKLHLGKILKQSLVHGLAIGFGFGFSQFLLFACNALLLWYIATSVDKQRLTIATGLKQYILFSFASFALVEPFGLAPYILKRRKSLTSVFEIIDREPKIDPDDNTGLKPPNVYGSIEFKNVDFSYPVRPEIFVLSNFNLKVSGGQTVAVVGVSGSGKSTIISLIERFYDPMSGQVLLDGRDLKSFNLRWLRSHMGLIQQEPVIFSTTIRENIIYARHNATEAEMKEAARIANAHHFISSLPHGYDTHVGMRGVDLTPGQKQRIAIARVVLKNAPILLLDEASSAIESESSRVVQEALDTLVMGNKTTVLIAHRAAMMKHVDNIVVLNGGRIVEQGTHDSLMDLNGLYVRLMQPHFGKGLRQHRLG, from the exons ATGGTGCCCAGCGGGCTCTTCGGCTGGGCTTCGCCGCACGTGCAGCCGCTCACGCCGGTGTCCGAGGTCTCGGAGCCGCCGGAGTCCCCGTCGCCGTACGGGGACGGGCCGTCGGGGGATGCTGGCGTCGGGGTCAGGGAGGGGGAAGGCGCCGACGACGAGGATGTGGAGGAGGACGAGGTCGAGCCCCCTCCCGCCGCGGTCTCCTTCTGGAGGCTGTTCGAGTTCGCCGACGGCCTCGACTGGGCGCTCATGGCCGCTGGCGCGCTCGCTGCCGCCGCCCACGGCGCCGCACTCGTCGTCTACCTGCACTACTTTGGGAGGTCCTTGAATTTGCTCGACTCTGAACGGATTCAGTCTGCTCTCCACGGCCGTAGCGACGAGCTGCTCAACCAATTCAAGCAG CATGCTCTGTATATCATCTACATAGCTGCTGGTGTTTTTGTTGCAGGATGGATAG AGGTATCATGCTGGATTCTCACCGGGGAACGGCAAACTGCTGTCATCAGATCAAAATATGTCCAGGTCTTGCTAAATCAAGACATGAGCTTCTTTGATACATATGGAAACAATGGTGATATAGTTAGTCAAGTTCTGAGTGACGTATTGCTGATTCAGTCCGCAATTAGTGAGAAA GTAGGCAACTACATACACAATATGGCCACATTCGTCGGCGGTCTCATTGTTGGCCTGCTCAATTGTTGGCAAATAGCACTCCTAACTCTTGCCACTGGACCCTTGATTGTAGCTGCAGGCGGAATATCTAACATATTTCTCCATAGACTGGCTGAGAACATTCAAGATGCATATGCCGAAGCGGCTAGTATTGCTGAACAG GCCACCTCATACATCAGGACGCTATATGCTTTTACCAATGAAACTCTTGCAAAGTACTCCTATGCTACCTCACTTCAAGCAACTCTAAGATATGGAATTTTGATAAGTCTAGTCCAAGGAATTGGCCTTGGATTTACCTATGGACTGGCCATCTGTTCCTGTGCTTTGCAACTCTGGGTTGGAAGACACCTAATTTCTCGTGGGAAAGCTGATGGTGGTCAAGTTGTGGTAGCTTTATTTGCAGTAATTTTGAGTGGCCT TGGTCTGAACCAAGCAGCTACAAACTTCTATTCATTTGAGCAAGGGCGAATTGCTGCTTATAGACTATATGAGATGATAAGTCGTTCAACTTCAAGCACCAATCTGGAAGGGACCACTATACCCCAAGTGCAGGGGAACATCGAATTCAGAAACGTGTATTTCAGTTATCTCTCACGTCCTGAAATTCCAATTTTAAGTGGTTTCTTTCTCAGTGTACCAGCCAGAAAAACTGTTGCACTTGTTGGTAGAAATGGCTCAGGGAAAAGCAGCATAATTCCTCTAATGGAGAGGTTCTACGATCCAACGTTAG GGGAAGTCCTGCTGGATGGGGAAAATATCAAGAATTTGAAAGTAGAATGGTTAAGAAGCCAAATTGGTCTGGTTACACAAGAACCTGCACTGCTGAGTTTGAGCATCCGCGAAAACATTGCTTATGGAAGATTTGCTACCTTTGATCAGATAGAAGAAGCAGCCAAGACAGCACATGCTCATGGGTTCATCAGTTCACTCGAAAAGGGATATGAAACACAG GTTGGTCGAGCTGGTTTGGCGTTGACTGATGAACAGAAGATCAAAATTTCTATCGCTCGTGCTGTGCTTTCGAGTCCATCAATTCTCTTACTTGACGAAGTCACGGGAGGACTTGATTTTGAAGCTGAAAAGGCTGTGCAAGGAGCATTAGATGTTCTCATGCTGGGAAGGTCGACCATTATAATAGCTAGGCGCCTTAGCCTCATTAAACATGCTGATTACATAGCTGTAATGGAGGAGGGACATCTTGTTGAAATGGGGACACATGATGAATTGCTAAACTTGGATGGCCTTTATGCTGAGCTTTTGAGATGTGAGGAAGCAACAAAACTTCCTAAGAG GATGCCAACCAAGAATAGTAGGGAGCGCAAGTCACTCCAATTTGAGGATCCACCAATCAGCCAAAATTTTCAAGAATCATCCTCTCCTAAGATGGCAAAATCACCTTCTCTTCAAAGAACACATGGCATGCTTCAGTTTTGGCGATCAGACACCACCAGAAATTCCCATGATTCACCAAAGGATCGAAGCCCACCTCCAGAACAAACTACAGATAATGGAATACCTTTAGTTGCAACTGAAAGAGCACCGTCCATCAAGAGACATGACAGTTTTGAAATGGAATTGCCCAACCTTCCGAAGGTTGACATCCATCCCATACAACGGCAATCTTCAAAGAATGCAGGACCTGACTCGCCTATATCTCCTCTTTTGACTTCTGATCCAAAAAATGAGCGTTCACATTCACAAACTTTTAGTAGACCACAGAGTGAACGTGATGATACAAGTTCCGAACAGAGTGAACCTGATGAATTGCAACATCACAAGCCACCATCATTTTGGAGACTGGCAGCACTTAGCATTGCTGAATGGCCTTATGCTCTCTTAGGCACAATTGGTGCTGCTATATTTGGCTCATTCAATCCACTGCTTGCTTACACAATAGCACTTACAGTGTCGGCATATTATCAAATAGAAGTTAGTGACATGCACCATGAAGTGAACAGGTGGTGTTTATTCATAGTAGGAATGGGTGTTATTACAGTGCTGGTCAACTGGTTGCAACATTTCTATTTTGGAATTATGGGGGAGAAGATGACTGAACGTATAAGAAGAATGATGTTCTCCG CAATGCTGCGCAATGAGGCTGGATGGTTTGACAAAGAGGAGAATAGTGCTGATACACTATCCATGCGCCTGGCAAACGATGCTACATTTGTCCGTGCTGCATTCAGTAACCGTCTTTCCATATTCATACAAGACACTGCTGCGGTTTCTGTAGCTCTTCTCATTGGAATGTTGTTGGGATGGCGTGTGGCGCTTGTTGCACTTGCAACTTTACCTGTTCTTGTTATCTCTGCCATTGCACAG AAATTATGGCTTGCTGGCTTCTCAAAAGGAATCCAGGAGATGCATAGAAAGGCTTCATTAGTACTTGAGGATGCAGTCCGTAACATTTACACCGTTGTTGCTTTTTGTGCTGGAGACAAGATAATGGAACTCTACAAATTACACCTTGGTAAGATACTGAAGCAAAGTCTTGTGCATGGGTTGGCTATAGGCTTCGGTTTTGGTTTCTCGCAGTTTCTTCTTTTTGCCTGCAACGCCCTCCTTCTGTGGTACATTGCCACCTCAGTGGACAAGCAGCGCCTGACAATAGCCACGGGGCTAAAACAGTACATTCTATTCTcgtttgcatcatttgcattggtgGAGCCCTTTGGACTTGCCCCATACATACTTAAGCGGCGGAAGTCTCTCACTTCAGTGTTTGAAATTATTGACCGAGAGCCAAAGATTGATCCTGATGACAACACTGGCCTGAAACCACCCAATGTCTATGGGAGCATTGAATTCAAGAATGTTGATTTCTCCTATCCAGTTCGTCCAGAAATCTTTGTGCTGAGCAATTTCAATCTTAAGGTAAGCGGTGGGCAAACAGTTGCAGTGGTAGGTGTTTCAGGATCCGGGAAGAGCACTATCATTTCGTTAATTGAGAGATTTTATGACCCAATGTCTGGCCAAGTTCTGCTGGATGGCCGAGATCTGAAATCGTTCAACCTGAGATGGTTACGAAGCCACATGGGCCTAATTCAACAAGAACCCGTCATTTTCTCGACAACAATAAGGGAGAACATTATCTATGCAAGGCACAACGCAACGGAGGCTGAGATGAAGGAAGCTGCAAGGATAGCAAATGCTCATCATTTCATTAGTAGCTTGCCACATGGCTATGACACTCATGTGGGAATGCGAGGGGTTGATCTGACACCTGGGCAGAAGCAACGTATTGCCATTGCTAGAGTGGTTTTGAAGAATGCGCCGATATTGTTGTTGGACGAGGCCAGCTCTGCGATCGAGTCTGAATCAAGTAGAGTGGTACAGGAAGCTCTTGACACATTGGTCATGGGGAACAAGACAACGGTCCTGATAGCGCACAGGGCAGCGATGATGAAGCATGTGGATAACATTGTTGTCCTAAATGGTGGTAGGATAGTTGAGCAGGGCACACATGACTCTCTGATGGACCTGAACGGTCTCTATGTTAGATTGATGCAGCCCCATTTTGGCAAGGGCCTTCGCCAGCATCGGCTAGGCTAA